In Paralichthys olivaceus isolate ysfri-2021 chromosome 13, ASM2471397v2, whole genome shotgun sequence, the following are encoded in one genomic region:
- the LOC109633407 gene encoding tubulin polymerization-promoting protein isoform X4: MADQKDNIDDFKVQTAKHTNISSAPLRAHSEHSKDRASKRLSIESNGTSDGGAGSSTPVEITALEESFRRFAIHGDTRATGKELHGKNWSKLCKDCGVIDGKNITLTDVDIVFSKVKKKSCRTITYDEFKVALGELARKKYKEKTGEEAEAEVFKQIEGKAPVIAGVTRAVASPTVSRLTDTTKFTGSHKERFDGTGRGKGKAGRVDIVDTSGYVSGYKHRGSYEKKINKPTV; this comes from the exons ATGGCAGACCAGAA AGACAACATAGATGACTTTAAAGTACAGACAGCCAAGCATACCAACATCAGCTCAGCCCCTTTACGGGCGCACAGTGAACACTCCAAAGACCGAGCGTCTAAAAGGCTTTCGATCGAGTCGAACGGGACCAGTGATGGAGGTGCAGGTTCCTCCACGCCCGTGGAGATCACCGCCTTGGAGGAGTCGTTTCGACGCTTCGCCATCCACGGCGACACTCGCGCTACCGGCAAGGAGCTGCATGGCAAGAACTGGTCCAAACTCTGCAAGGACTGTGGTGTGATCGACGGCAAGAACATCACCCTGACTGACGTGGACATTGTCTTCAGCAAAGTCAA GAAGAAATCCTGTCGCACCATCACATATGACGAGTTCAAAGTTGCACTCGGAGAGCTGGCCAGGAAGAAATACAAAGAGAAGACGGGAGAGGAGGCCGAGGCCGAGGTGTTCAAGCAGATCGAAGGGAAGGCACCTGTCATTGCAGGAGTCACG AGAGCCGTGGCTTCCCCGACAGTGAGCCGCCTTACGGACACCACCAAGTTTACAGGGTCACACAAGGAGCGTTTTGACGGCACCGGCCGTGGGAAGGGTAAGGCGGGACGGGTAGACATAGTTGACACTTCCGGATACGTCTCGGGATACAAACATCGAGGGTcgtatgaaaagaaaatcaataaaccaactgtttaa
- the LOC109633407 gene encoding tubulin polymerization-promoting protein isoform X2: MLAALVYQPSTEHGDTISAPHRVDEERRERLVALGGSQSAGWFLFSISGSEASGKVELRSRERTQSLSNTCRTTRYGCVKNNKQAEDFFTSTKRNQKKSANPSTAQREVNSGTSMADQKDNIDDFKVQTAKHTNISSAPLRAHSEHSKDRASKRLSIESNGTSDGGAGSSTPVEITALEESFRRFAIHGDTRATGKELHGKNWSKLCKDCGVIDGKNITLTDVDIVFSKVKKKSCRTITYDEFKVALGELARKKYKEKTGEEAEAEVFKQIEGKAPVIAGVTRAVASPTVSRLTDTTKFTGSHKERFDGTGRGKDLPEETHL, encoded by the exons ATGCTCGCAGCTCTTGTTTACCAGCCCTCCACAGAGCACGGAGACACCATCTCAGCTCCACATCGCGTcgacgaggagaggagagagcggCTCGTCGCGCTCGGCGGCAGCCAATCAGCGGgctggtttctcttcagcatctCTGGGTCTGAGGCATCGGGCAAAGTCGAGCTCAGGAGCCGCGAGAGGACGCAGAGTCTGAGCAACACTTGCAGGACGACACGTTATGGTTGTGTGAAAAATAACAAGCAGGCGGAGGATTTCTTCACCAG CACAAAGAGAAATCAGAAAAAGTCGGCTAATCCAAGCACTGCACAGAGGGAAGTGAATTCCGGCACAAGCATGGCAGACCAGAA AGACAACATAGATGACTTTAAAGTACAGACAGCCAAGCATACCAACATCAGCTCAGCCCCTTTACGGGCGCACAGTGAACACTCCAAAGACCGAGCGTCTAAAAGGCTTTCGATCGAGTCGAACGGGACCAGTGATGGAGGTGCAGGTTCCTCCACGCCCGTGGAGATCACCGCCTTGGAGGAGTCGTTTCGACGCTTCGCCATCCACGGCGACACTCGCGCTACCGGCAAGGAGCTGCATGGCAAGAACTGGTCCAAACTCTGCAAGGACTGTGGTGTGATCGACGGCAAGAACATCACCCTGACTGACGTGGACATTGTCTTCAGCAAAGTCAA GAAGAAATCCTGTCGCACCATCACATATGACGAGTTCAAAGTTGCACTCGGAGAGCTGGCCAGGAAGAAATACAAAGAGAAGACGGGAGAGGAGGCCGAGGCCGAGGTGTTCAAGCAGATCGAAGGGAAGGCACCTGTCATTGCAGGAGTCACG AGAGCCGTGGCTTCCCCGACAGTGAGCCGCCTTACGGACACCACCAAGTTTACAGGGTCACACAAGGAGCGTTTTGACGGCACCGGCCGTGGGAAGG ATTTACCTGAAGAAACGCATCTTTAA
- the LOC109633407 gene encoding tubulin polymerization-promoting protein isoform X1: protein MLAALVYQPSTEHGDTISAPHRVDEERRERLVALGGSQSAGWFLFSISGSEASGKVELRSRERTQSLSNTCRTTRYGCVKNNKQAEDFFTSTKRNQKKSANPSTAQREVNSGTSMADQKDNIDDFKVQTAKHTNISSAPLRAHSEHSKDRASKRLSIESNGTSDGGAGSSTPVEITALEESFRRFAIHGDTRATGKELHGKNWSKLCKDCGVIDGKNITLTDVDIVFSKVKKKSCRTITYDEFKVALGELARKKYKEKTGEEAEAEVFKQIEGKAPVIAGVTRAVASPTVSRLTDTTKFTGSHKERFDGTGRGKGKAGRVDIVDTSGYVSGYKHRGSYEKKINKPTV from the exons ATGCTCGCAGCTCTTGTTTACCAGCCCTCCACAGAGCACGGAGACACCATCTCAGCTCCACATCGCGTcgacgaggagaggagagagcggCTCGTCGCGCTCGGCGGCAGCCAATCAGCGGgctggtttctcttcagcatctCTGGGTCTGAGGCATCGGGCAAAGTCGAGCTCAGGAGCCGCGAGAGGACGCAGAGTCTGAGCAACACTTGCAGGACGACACGTTATGGTTGTGTGAAAAATAACAAGCAGGCGGAGGATTTCTTCACCAG CACAAAGAGAAATCAGAAAAAGTCGGCTAATCCAAGCACTGCACAGAGGGAAGTGAATTCCGGCACAAGCATGGCAGACCAGAA AGACAACATAGATGACTTTAAAGTACAGACAGCCAAGCATACCAACATCAGCTCAGCCCCTTTACGGGCGCACAGTGAACACTCCAAAGACCGAGCGTCTAAAAGGCTTTCGATCGAGTCGAACGGGACCAGTGATGGAGGTGCAGGTTCCTCCACGCCCGTGGAGATCACCGCCTTGGAGGAGTCGTTTCGACGCTTCGCCATCCACGGCGACACTCGCGCTACCGGCAAGGAGCTGCATGGCAAGAACTGGTCCAAACTCTGCAAGGACTGTGGTGTGATCGACGGCAAGAACATCACCCTGACTGACGTGGACATTGTCTTCAGCAAAGTCAA GAAGAAATCCTGTCGCACCATCACATATGACGAGTTCAAAGTTGCACTCGGAGAGCTGGCCAGGAAGAAATACAAAGAGAAGACGGGAGAGGAGGCCGAGGCCGAGGTGTTCAAGCAGATCGAAGGGAAGGCACCTGTCATTGCAGGAGTCACG AGAGCCGTGGCTTCCCCGACAGTGAGCCGCCTTACGGACACCACCAAGTTTACAGGGTCACACAAGGAGCGTTTTGACGGCACCGGCCGTGGGAAGGGTAAGGCGGGACGGGTAGACATAGTTGACACTTCCGGATACGTCTCGGGATACAAACATCGAGGGTcgtatgaaaagaaaatcaataaaccaactgtttaa
- the LOC109633407 gene encoding tubulin polymerization-promoting protein isoform X3, translated as MGTAESTKRNQKKSANPSTAQREVNSGTSMADQKDNIDDFKVQTAKHTNISSAPLRAHSEHSKDRASKRLSIESNGTSDGGAGSSTPVEITALEESFRRFAIHGDTRATGKELHGKNWSKLCKDCGVIDGKNITLTDVDIVFSKVKKKSCRTITYDEFKVALGELARKKYKEKTGEEAEAEVFKQIEGKAPVIAGVTRAVASPTVSRLTDTTKFTGSHKERFDGTGRGKGKAGRVDIVDTSGYVSGYKHRGSYEKKINKPTV; from the exons ATGGGAACAGCTGAAAG CACAAAGAGAAATCAGAAAAAGTCGGCTAATCCAAGCACTGCACAGAGGGAAGTGAATTCCGGCACAAGCATGGCAGACCAGAA AGACAACATAGATGACTTTAAAGTACAGACAGCCAAGCATACCAACATCAGCTCAGCCCCTTTACGGGCGCACAGTGAACACTCCAAAGACCGAGCGTCTAAAAGGCTTTCGATCGAGTCGAACGGGACCAGTGATGGAGGTGCAGGTTCCTCCACGCCCGTGGAGATCACCGCCTTGGAGGAGTCGTTTCGACGCTTCGCCATCCACGGCGACACTCGCGCTACCGGCAAGGAGCTGCATGGCAAGAACTGGTCCAAACTCTGCAAGGACTGTGGTGTGATCGACGGCAAGAACATCACCCTGACTGACGTGGACATTGTCTTCAGCAAAGTCAA GAAGAAATCCTGTCGCACCATCACATATGACGAGTTCAAAGTTGCACTCGGAGAGCTGGCCAGGAAGAAATACAAAGAGAAGACGGGAGAGGAGGCCGAGGCCGAGGTGTTCAAGCAGATCGAAGGGAAGGCACCTGTCATTGCAGGAGTCACG AGAGCCGTGGCTTCCCCGACAGTGAGCCGCCTTACGGACACCACCAAGTTTACAGGGTCACACAAGGAGCGTTTTGACGGCACCGGCCGTGGGAAGGGTAAGGCGGGACGGGTAGACATAGTTGACACTTCCGGATACGTCTCGGGATACAAACATCGAGGGTcgtatgaaaagaaaatcaataaaccaactgtttaa
- the cep72 gene encoding centrosomal protein of 72 kDa has translation MAAGCLTTITEKWIRDRLRLKHPCLSDVRSLSLPGTYEEKIRHLGNALNNFVRLKSLDLSCNALVSVEGVQHLKSLERLILYYNCIPSLEEVKVLYELTSLRELDLRLNPLTKRYPNYRPYVVHAMPNLCKLDSCSVRDTERKAAIMQFSSYILPTPNPKTSGQSQGENKRSSDARLALVNRLTKRLSLLTEPDDIVLNFVEMNPGDQRETISNSVHKEAEKPTDEEPKDFTEQRSSTPKLETAKSILRFPPTKHDNTGSKMPLVKDPATKKSSTSSKMTERPKVSFGPYVEKRRPAPGKQEDFPKQTRHVAKGHFTPNPDQSQHLCSSFVNIRPPSPHRPGLNLSDPSNPILHPPRLTYSSFNKTEGGSSSLQQEEMSKKGSYRKPLEMLLNLVDKHWKGERSLHQNNNFLSQAVQILSMMENDISSREAEVRTLRREAGALSFQVAAREEEHKTEVRNLSAQLEETRSAVGKLNEQLRIVLEENVALQKQLIKLERQYLKCMMKSSPVTQIKEAQTEVEELRKEIVGLREKVHEAEKVKESSDILQESQVPGGYH, from the exons ATGGCGGCGGGGTGTTTGACAACAATAACAGAGAAGTGGATACGGGACAGACTGCGATTAAAACACCCGTGTCTGA GTGATGTCCGCTCGCTGAGTCTCCCGGGGACATATGAGGAGAAGATCAGACATCTGGGAAATGCTCTGAACAACTTCGTCCGTCTCAAGTCTCTGGATCTGTCCTGCAATGCTCTCGTCTCTGTTGAG GGAGTGCAACACTTGAAATCGCTGGAGAGGCTGATCCTGTACTATAACTGCATACCCTCCCTTGAAGAGGTGAAAGTTCTGTATGAGCTGACATCTTTGAGAGAGCTGGACCTCCGACTCAACCCTCTGACTAAACGTTACCCAAACTACCGTCCTTACGTGGTGCATGCCATGCCCAATCTATGCAAGCTCG ATAGCTGTTCAGTCAGAGACACTGAGCGCAAAGCTGCCATAATGCAGTTCTCCTCTTACATTTTACCTACCCCTAACCCAAAGACCTCTGGTCAAAGTCAGGGTGAAAACAAAAG AAGCAGCGATGCGAGATTGGCTCTAGTTAACCGCTTGACCAAGAGGCTCTCTCTCCTGACTGAACCCGATGATATTGTATTAAACTTTGTGGAGATGAATCCTGGAGACCAAAGGGAAACTATCTCTAACTCTGTTCACAAGGAGGCAGAAA AACCTACAGATGAAGAACCAAAAGATTTTACAGAACAGAGGAGCTCAACTCCAAAACTG GAAACCGCTAAATCCATCCTGAGGTTTCCCCCCACAAAACATG ATAACACTGGGTCCAAAATGCCACTTGTGAAAGATCCAGCTACTAAAAAAAGTTCTACCTCAtcaaaaatgactgaaagaccAAAGGTGTCCTTCGGACCCTATGTAGAGAAACGCAGACCTGCACCTGGAAAACAGGAGGATTTCCCCAAACAAACCAGACATGTGGCCAAGGGACATTTCACCCCCAATCCTG ATCAAAGTCAGCATCTTTGTTCTTCATTTGTTAACATCCGACCTCCCAGTCCACATCGTCCTGGTTTGAATCTGTCTGACCCCTCTAACCCCATCTTACATCCTCCAAGACTGACCTACTCTAGCTTCAACAAGACAGAAGGGGGCTCTAGCTCGCTGCAGCAAGAGGAAATGAGTAAAAAG GGTAGTTACAGGAAACCCCTAGAGATGCTTCTCAATCTTGTGGACAAACACTGGAAAGGAGAGAGGTCCctgcatcaaaacaacaacttcCTGT CTCAGGCAGTCCAGATCCTCTCTATGATGGAAAACGATATTTCAAGTCGGGAGGCTGAGGTCAGGACCTTAAGACGGGAAGCCGGCGCACTGAGCTTCCAAGTGGCTGCACGAGAGGAAGAGCACAAAACTGAAGTCCGTAACCTCTCTGCTCAGCTGGAGGAAACTCGCTCTGCAGTT GGCAAACTCAATGAGCAGCTGAGGATTGTCTTGGAGGAAAACGTCGCTCTACAGAAACAGCTCATCAAGTTAGAGCGACAGTATCTCAAGTGTATGATGAAAAGTTCACCTGTTACTCAGATTAAAG AGGCTCAGAcagaagtggaggagctgaggaaagAGATTGTTGGGCTGAGGGAGAAAGTGCACGAGGCTGAGAAAGTCAAGGAATCGTCAGATATACTGCAAGAAAGCCAG GTCCCTGGTGGCTATCACTGA
- the LOC109633405 gene encoding kinesin-like protein KIFC3 produces the protein MYAFYSLLVYIFYTVFKKEEEDDTLEGACGASSDEPGPVSMETGSRRRDGHTPKMGKKSCARSRESSSSSDSDEMSPSDEDEVDGPDLPACTPLAAFLSFKQETEKRRVSQVQLETTGKLAESPLVAVMSHLLSFLEQYSHFQQLQQQADQYRVQLKRHRVQHRRQMKTLRASYRQRLRDKSSIISGLEDAISQQQSPSPLSEGESSTDAGTQAGVHGLVESLYGLQGERSKLRGELRLLHSQLEQKERDRHSRVQAFQQQIDELKSCIEEREEELSRLRTATGATDSEKRVLCLSAENESLKQNLSVTQGLLQQLSAIPSQSSTMLIKENENLRSRVQQLEMSLQQRAEQLSHLERKSEQSEWRRGDELRKREDRVRELQLELDRERGKEPAVKYVTQTVEVESPATLKQLSKTRQRNELLSEKLASQNERCKQLEDQIRKSDEYSCNLQHKIAAYEREISKLREELLKEIGHLEERKEEAVKAAAHCSAEHFQNLQDKFFTLQKRLTSLPPTLRSMKTDYASLRSQVRNFSDFYGSAINEAKKQISAALHEMSEANQDLLEKYRKEVALRRKYHEQLVELKGNIRVLCRVKPVLKEDQHEEGQSVVVTTDPHNESSLTVLNKGKGRIFELDKVFHPQATQEEVFQEIEPLVTSCIDGYHVCIFAYGQTGSGKTHTMEGSVENPGINQRALKHLFSEIEERKDMWSYTVTVSSVEIYNEVLRDLLSKDGEKLDIKINPDGTGQLHVPGLRVIEVKSFQHIKKILATARRNRITFGTQMNQHSSRSHALLCITVQGTDLATGSKTTGKLNLVDLAGSERVWKSGAEGERLKEAQNINRSLLSLGDVIQALRARQTHVPFRNSRLTYLLQDSLGKGSKTVMVVQVSALESNVGETLCSLKFAQRVCKVELGPAARKIESGGGHCD, from the exons ATGTACGCCTTCTACTCCCTTTTAGTCTACATCTTCTACACTGTCTttaagaaggaggaggaggatgacacCCTGGAGGGAGCGTGTGGAGCTTCCTCAGAC GAGCCAGGacctgtttccatggaaacagggagcaggaggagagatggCCACACCCCCAAAATGGGGAAAAAATCTTGTGCTCGCTCTAGAGAATCAA gcagcagcagtgacagtgatgaaATGTCCCCAAGTGACGAAGATGAAGTAGATGGTCCTGacctcccagcatgcactcCTCTGGCTGCCTTTTTGTCCTTCAAACAGGAGACTGAGAAGAGACGGGTCTCACAGGTTCAGCTAGAAACAACAGGAAAG TTGGCGGAGTCTCCCCTGGTGGCGGTGATGTCCCACTTGCTGAGTTTTCTGGAGCAGTACTCCCActtccagcagctgcagcagcaggctgaCCAGTACCGCGTTCAGCTGAAGAGACACCGCGTCCAGCACCGCCGCCAGATGAAGACCCTGCGAGCCTCCTACCGCCAGCGCCTCAGGGACAAGAGCAGCATCATCAGCGGCCTGGAGGACGCCATCAGCCAGCAGCAGTCCCCCAGCCCACTCAGCGAGg GTGAGTCGAGCACTGATGCAGGGACACAAGCCGGGGTTCACGGGCTGGTGGAGTCTCTGTATGGCCTTCAGGGTGAGAGGAGTAAGCTGAGAGGTGAACTCCGTCTGCTGCACTCGCAGCTGGAGCAGAAGGAACGGGACCGACACTCTCGCGTACAGGCCTTTCAGCAGCAG ATTGATGAGCTGAAGAGTTGCATAGAGGAACGTGAGGAGGAGCTCTCAAGACTGAGAACAGCTACC GGGGCCACAGACTCTGAGAAGCGAGTCCTGTGTCTGTCGGCTGAAAACGAGAGTCTGAAACAAAACCTGAGCGTCACTCAaggcctcctgcagcagctgtcagcCATCCCCTCCCAGTCCAGCACCATGCTCATCAAG GAGAACGAGAACCTCCGCAGCCGAgtgcagcagctggagatgTCCTTGCAACAGCGTGCCGAGCAGCTTTCACATCTGGAGCGAAAGAGCGAGCAGAgcgagtggaggagaggagacgagctgaGGAAACGAGAGGACAGAGTGagggagctgcagctggagttggacagagagagaggaaaggagccAGCAGTGAAG TATGTCACCCAGACTGTGGAGGTAGAATCTCCTGCCACACTGAAGCAGCTGAGTAAAACCAGACAGAGGAACGAGCTGCTGTCGGAAAAGTTGGCGAGTCAGAATGAGCGGTGCAAACAGCTGGAGGACCAGATCCGGAAATCTGATGAATACAGCTGTAATCTGCAGCACAAG ATTGCAGCGTATGAGCGAGAAATCAGTAAActgagagaggagctgctgaaaGAGATCGGCCACttggaggagagaaaggaggaagcTGTGAAGGCTGCTGCCCACTGCTCAGCAGAACACTTCCAGAACCTGCAGGACAAATTTTTCA cctTGCAGAAGCGTCTGACATCCCTCCCACCGACTTTACGCTCTATGAAGACTGACTACGCCAGTCTGAGGAGCCAAGTTCGTAACTTCTCCGATTTTTACGGATCAGCTataaatgaagcaaaaaaacaG ATTTCAGCAGCTCTCCATGAGATGTCTGAAGCCAATCAAGACCTCCTGGAGAAGTACAGAAAAGAGGTGGCGCTTCGCAGGAAGTACCACGAGCAGCTGGTGGAACTTAAAG GCAACATCCGCGTGCTGTGTCGAGTGAAGCCTGTGCTGAAGGAGGACCAACATGAGGAGGGCCAGTCTGTGGTGGTGACGACAGACCCTCACAACGAATCCTCCCTCACCGTGCTGAACAAAGGGAAGGGTCGCATCTTTGAACTGGACAAGGTCTTCCACCCTCAGGCCACACAGGAAGAG GTCTTTCAGGAAATCGAGCCTCTGGTGACGTCCTGCATCGATGGATACCATGTCTGTATATTTGCATATGGACAGACCGGCTCTGGAAAAACCCACACCATGGAG GGCAGTGTGGAGAACCCGGGCATCAACCAGCGAGCCCTGAAACATCTCTTCAGTGAGATCGAAGAGAGGAAGGACATGTGGTCTTACACCGTCACTGTCAGCTCTGTGGAGATCTACAACGAGGTGCTAAG AGACTTGCTGAGTAAGGACGGAGAGAAACTGGACATTAAGATCAACCCGGACGGAACAGGACAGCTGCATGTTCCGGGCCTCAGGGTCATAGAAGTGAAGAGCTTTCAGCACATTAAGAAG attttaGCCACAGCTAGAAGGAACAGGATCACCTTTGGCACTCAGATGAACCAGCACAGCTCACGCTCCCATGCTCTGCTCTGTATCACGGTTCAGGGCACTGACCTCGCCACAGGGTCCAAAACCACTG GTAAGTTGAACCTGGTGGACCTGGCTGGCTCGGAGAGGGTATGGAAGTCTGGTGCGGAGGGAGAGAGGCTGAAGGAGGCTCAGAATATCAACCGCTCTCTGCTGTCGCTGGGGGATGTAATTCAGGCACTGAGAGCTCGGCAGACTCACGTCCCCTTCAGGAACTCCCGCCTTACATATTTATTACAAGACTCCCTGGGTAAAGGCAGCAAGACCGTCATGGTGGTGCAG gtgtCTGCTCTGGAGAGTAATGTGGGAGAGACCCTGTGCTCACTGAAGTTTGCCCAGAGGGTCTGCAAGGTGGAGCTGGGCCCTGCAGCCAGGAAGATTGAGTCTGGTGGAGGGCACTGTGACTGA
- the ccdc12 gene encoding coiled-coil domain-containing protein 12 yields the protein MDRHVGSLQEQALKRKERLKALRNKQTHGRDPADGEPEEKKASLEETVEEKHRELKLRNYTPEDEELKERQVPKAKPASVEDKVKDQLEAANPEPIIEEVDLANLAPRKPDWDLKRDVAKKLEKLERRTQRAIAELIRDRLRGSEEELAGAVGAVGREEGDSD from the exons ATGGATCGACATGTGGGCTCCCTGCAGGAACAGGCcctgaagaggaaagagaggctAAAAGctctcagaaacaaacaaactcat GGCCGAGACCCGGCGGACGGGgagccagaggagaaaaaagcttCATTAgaggagactgtggaggagaaacacag AGAGCTGAAGCTGAGGAATTACACCCCAGAGGATGAAGAGCTGAAGGAGCGACAGGTGCCAAAAGCCAAACCAGCATCTG TGGAGGATAAAGTTAAAGACCAGTTGGAGGCAGCTAATCCAGAACCCATCATTGAAGAAGTG gATTTGGCCAACCTCGCTCCGAGAAAACCAGACTG GGATCTGAAACGTGATGTGGCGAAGAAGCTAGAAAAGCTGGAGAGGAGAACACAGAGAGCCATCGCTGAGCTCATCC GGGATCGTCTGCGAGGCAGTGAGGAGGAACTGGCTGGAGCGGTGGGAGCAGTAGGCCGGGAGGAGGGAGACTCAGACTGA